DNA from Parageobacillus thermoglucosidasius:
CATTGAATTATGAAAAATGCTGAAATTGTCAGAGGACAAGCAATGAACTATCGATAAGTGGCTTGATTTCCCATACTTAAAAGAAGACTTTTATGATAAAACTGATTCGGAGCGAGGTTTTTAACATCATTCAGATTGGGGAAAACAACGACGCTAATGATCTGCAATTCTTCATATCACAGAATGCTATATGCGGAGACGGGAATATCCAACATTTTGGTTTATATGTGAGTTTTATAAGGAATATTTAACTTTAATCATTTCCTTAGAATAGTAATAGATTATTTTCTCTCTGCAAGCTTAACAGCGACATCCAAAATCCAGTCCTCTTGCCCGGCGATTGCTTGGCGTTTTCCCAATTCTTCGACAATATCCGAGGCGTTAACACCAAACTTCTCCGCAGCATGCCTTACATGCAGAAGAAAACTATTATACACACCCGCATATCCGCTGGACAAATTATCGCGATCAATCACTATCGGATAAGGCAACATCGGAGCTATCACATCCTCCGCGAGATCCATCAGTATAGACAAATTGAGGCCTGTATCAAAGCCCATTTTTTTCAAAACAGCGACCAACACTTCTGTTGGAGCGTTTCCTGCACCAGCACCAAGCCCCCGCAGCGTACCATCAATTTGATCAGCTCCAGCCTTCATTGCGGCTATAGTGTTACCGATAGCTAACCCCAGGTTATTGTGGGCATGAAAACCAACTTCAATGGACAGAGCATCTTTCAGTGCTTGAACCCGCTCTTCTGCATCCGACGGCAGCATAGATCCAGCTGAGTCAACAACATAGACACAATCTGCACCGTACGATTCCATCAATTTCGCTTGTTTAACCAAGACACTAGGAGGTTGTGTATGCGCCATCATCAAGAAACCGACCGCCTCTAGACCTAATTGTTTCGCCAATTCAAAATGCTGCTGGGAAATATCTGCTTCGGTGCAATGTACTGCAATACGAATAACATCAATTCCCATCTCGGCAGCTTGTTTTAGTTCAATGCTTGTTCCAATGCCTGGAACGAATAACGATGCAATTTTCGCCTGTTTTACTGTATTTAATGCCTCAGCTAAAAGCTCAAACTCAGGGTATGCGGAAAACCCTTGCTGAATCGTTGAACCATGTAAGCCAGCTCCATGGCTGACTTCAATCACCGGAATACCAGCTTCGTCAAGCTTGTGCACTACAATCCGTATTTGTTCCGGTGTGAAGCGATGGCTGACAGCATGTGAACCATCTCGAAGTGTAGTATCTGTTAACCTTGGGAATTTCATCGTCTCACCTCCTTCATTTTTAGAAGGTGCTGGGCATATGACTCGCCAACACGCCGTGCCGAAGCTGTCATAATATCTAAATTACCAGCATATGCTGGAAGAAAATCTTCCGAGCCTTCGACTTCATTTAAGATAACGACGACAGGCAATCTTCCCCATGGTGTGTCACGATAATCGATAAATGGAGTCGCTTTGAGGCGATATCCAGGAACATATTTGGACACTTCATCGACCATGTCCTTAATGGACAAAATGATCGCTTTCTCATCAAAATCCTCTTCCACTGCGGCATAAACGGTATTTGTCATAATGATTGGGGGATCTGCTGAATTAATCACCGGAATTGCCCTGGCTATCTTCGCACCACCGATGCTTTGCAGCCCCTGTGCGGTAGTATAGGTAAACTCATCCATATTTTGTCTTGTTCCGGGGCCTATGGAGCGGCTGGCGGTAGTTGTGATGACTTCCGCATATTGGACAGAAACAATGCGACTTACTGCATAAACGAGAGGAATTGTCGCCTGTCCTCCGCACGAAATCATGTTAACATTCCAAGCATTTATATGCTCATTCAAATTGATGGGAGGCACCACGAAAGGGCCAATTGCGGCAGGCGTCAAATCTATCACAATCTTTCCTGCTGCACGTAACGCTTCCGCATTTTGGCGATGTGCCTTTGCACTCGTAGCGTCAAAGACAATCCGTACATCGGGATCCTCCAAAATCGCCGCTATTCCTTCATGGCTGGCTCGTATGCCCATGCTTCGCGCTCTCATAAGACCTTCTGATTCCGGTACGATTCCAGCTATTATAGATAATTCCATATGGCCGTCATTATTAAGGATTTTGTACATCAAATCCGTTCCAATATTCCCAGAACCTAAGATTCCAACTTTCACTTTGCTCATGAAATTGTCCCCTTTCAGTCTGACTTTCACGTTCAACAGGACCGATACTCTGGCTCTGATCTGTGTAGAAAATGAATCTTTCATTTTCACTATTGCGCTTCGAATAAAATCTTTCCCAACAACTCCTTGATTATCACCAACTTCGCGATACCTTTTCTACGGCTGAGTCTCAGCCGTTTTTACAACTTGCGCAGGCGTTCCGTATGTCCAGAAAGATTCAGGAAGCTCCCCTCCGATCCACACGTCTCCTTTTCCCGGAACATCTCGAACATTCCACACAACAGGCTCCCAAGTAGGATCAAAGATGAGGTATCCTGCATCACCAAACAGTTCGACCCGATTTCCACCTGGCTCGTATACATACAAACAAAATGCCTGACTAATACCGTGTTTCTTTGGTCCTGCCTCTATGAAAATATCATTGTCTTTAAGCAGTTCAGCGATATCGTACAGATTCTGAGGAACTCCGTACCAATAACAAATATGATGAAATCTTCCACGGATCCCCGAGGGATCATGCATGATTGCGATGTCATGGGCAAGGTTGGAAACACTGATCCAACTGCCTAAGATCGTACCTGCATCGTCAACAATTTGTTCTCTCAGCCGGAACCCTAATGTTTCCATCATAAACTTCGCACTTGTTCCGGCATCAGCGGCCATTAAGTTAACATGGTCGAGGCGCCGCACAGGCACACCACGGTCTGGCCGTTTTTGCGGGCGATTCAGAAGTTCTGTTTTCTTGTCTTCCGTTGCCCGGAAATATTCCACATCCCACAATAATTCCATCAAATGTCCATCTGGAGTTGTAAACTGATAGGCCTCACCATGGCCATGATCTCCTTCTATCCAGCCACGACCTAAACCAGCAGCTTTGATGGCGTTGACACGCCGCTCCAGTGCATTTGGTGACGATGTGCGCCAAGCGACGTGACCGAGGCCTGCTTCACGGGATTCCGTAACCTTTAAAGTGTGATGGTAGAAATCTTCGTATGCGCGAAGATATACAGACTGTCCTGAAACTTCGCTCACTTCCATGCCAAGGAATTGATTAAAAAACTTAACCGTTTCCTCTGGTTTAGGTGACAAAATCTCCACATGAGCGAGTTGTGCGACATCAAAAATAGGTTCTTGTAAATTAGACATCATTTCCACCCCCAAAATTTATAAACGCTTAGATTCACTCTCTTCAGTAAAAAAGGACACCAGACAGATTTCCATTCACCTAGTTCACACTCATCCATACTAACAATAACGACTGTCCGCCTAATAGCTTAAATACCCATTTTTCACTTTTACCGAAACAAGATCCCATCTGTTTCTTTAACGACATCAGAACTTCAATATTCACCAACATCAGAAAGCGTTTTCAAAAATCATCACCCCTGTTTGTTTTCTTACAACCTTAATTTAATATGAATAAATAAAATTGCCAACAATATAGACCGAATATACAGGACATTCTTAAAATTTTTAATATTTAAATTATTTCATCAATACCTGCTGTTTATCAAAAAACTACGTCAGCCGTTTTTTCGATATCCAGCTGCCTTTCTAAAAAAGCCCATTTCTGAAGAAATTTCCTTGGATGCCTTTATGATCATTTCAGTCCACTGTTTTTCACGCTGCTTGAATCTTATCGTTGGTGCAGAAATACTAATACCGGCAATCACCTCCCCCGTAAAATCGCGAATTGGCACTGCGATGCACGTCAGCCCACTAACCGCTTCTTCCCTGTCATAGGCTATCCCTTTGCTGCGAATCTGAGCTAACTCTTCCTGTAAAGTCCTTATGTCTACAATTGTTTCGGAAGTCATCGGAACTAAATCCAGCTTCATTGTTTGTTCTTCACGGACATGTGCCAACAAAACCTTGCCAACGGCAGTGCAGTATGCTGGATAACGCAGACCAAGGCGGGTAATTAGCGGAATGGACTTGCTTCCTTCTACTTTCTCCACATAAATCACCTGCCCGTCATCCAACACTCCTAAATGGACGATTTCACCAATTGCATCAGCCAATTTTTTCATGACAGGGAGTGCGACTCTCCTAAGTTCCAGCTGTGCGAGAAACACACCAGCCAGTTCAAAGACGCCCCATCCGAGACGGTAACGACGATTGGGGGTTTGAATGAGTAATCCTGTATCCTTCAATGTTTTCAACAGCATTTGCACGGTGGAGCGCGGATATCCAAGATGATTGGCTAATTCCCGCACCCCCCACTCACTGTTTTCCATCGTGAACGACATCAGAACTTCCATACCTTTCGAAAGAGAAGAAAGCGTTTTCAAAAACAATCACCCCGATTTTTTATTTTCGAATTGGGATATTCCCTTTTATATATCCTTAATTTAATACGAATAAAAAATATTGCCAATATTATCGTCCGAGTATACAAGACACCATGAATTTTTTCTCAATGAATTTTACGTGGTCAATCAATGGGAGCCCATTTTTAAAGGGCTTTATTACCGTTATAAGAAAAATGCGAACAGCGGAAGGCGCTGTTCGCCTTATTGGAAACTTTCTCGCGCCGCTAAAAAATCATCCCACATTGCCAAAAATAAATCAATCAGCTTCGGATCAAACTGCTTTCCACGCCCATCTAATAAAATTTCTTTCACCTTTTCAGGCGGAAATGCGTCTTTATAAACTCTTTTTGATAATAAAGCATCAAACACATCGACGATCGCAACAATGCGCCCTTCTAACGGAATTTCTTCACCCTTTAAGCCGTTCGGATACCCGCCGCCATCCCACCATTCATGATGTGTACGAGCGATGTTCGCCGCCA
Protein-coding regions in this window:
- the dmpG gene encoding 4-hydroxy-2-oxovalerate aldolase, with translation MKFPRLTDTTLRDGSHAVSHRFTPEQIRIVVHKLDEAGIPVIEVSHGAGLHGSTIQQGFSAYPEFELLAEALNTVKQAKIASLFVPGIGTSIELKQAAEMGIDVIRIAVHCTEADISQQHFELAKQLGLEAVGFLMMAHTQPPSVLVKQAKLMESYGADCVYVVDSAGSMLPSDAEERVQALKDALSIEVGFHAHNNLGLAIGNTIAAMKAGADQIDGTLRGLGAGAGNAPTEVLVAVLKKMGFDTGLNLSILMDLAEDVIAPMLPYPIVIDRDNLSSGYAGVYNSFLLHVRHAAEKFGVNASDIVEELGKRQAIAGQEDWILDVAVKLAERK
- a CDS encoding acetaldehyde dehydrogenase (acetylating), which translates into the protein MKDSFSTQIRARVSVLLNVKVRLKGDNFMSKVKVGILGSGNIGTDLMYKILNNDGHMELSIIAGIVPESEGLMRARSMGIRASHEGIAAILEDPDVRIVFDATSAKAHRQNAEALRAAGKIVIDLTPAAIGPFVVPPINLNEHINAWNVNMISCGGQATIPLVYAVSRIVSVQYAEVITTTASRSIGPGTRQNMDEFTYTTAQGLQSIGGAKIARAIPVINSADPPIIMTNTVYAAVEEDFDEKAIILSIKDMVDEVSKYVPGYRLKATPFIDYRDTPWGRLPVVVILNEVEGSEDFLPAYAGNLDIMTASARRVGESYAQHLLKMKEVRR
- a CDS encoding catechol 2,3-dioxygenase, with amino-acid sequence MSNLQEPIFDVAQLAHVEILSPKPEETVKFFNQFLGMEVSEVSGQSVYLRAYEDFYHHTLKVTESREAGLGHVAWRTSSPNALERRVNAIKAAGLGRGWIEGDHGHGEAYQFTTPDGHLMELLWDVEYFRATEDKKTELLNRPQKRPDRGVPVRRLDHVNLMAADAGTSAKFMMETLGFRLREQIVDDAGTILGSWISVSNLAHDIAIMHDPSGIRGRFHHICYWYGVPQNLYDIAELLKDNDIFIEAGPKKHGISQAFCLYVYEPGGNRVELFGDAGYLIFDPTWEPVVWNVRDVPGKGDVWIGGELPESFWTYGTPAQVVKTAETQP
- a CDS encoding IclR family transcriptional regulator gives rise to the protein MKTLSSLSKGMEVLMSFTMENSEWGVRELANHLGYPRSTVQMLLKTLKDTGLLIQTPNRRYRLGWGVFELAGVFLAQLELRRVALPVMKKLADAIGEIVHLGVLDDGQVIYVEKVEGSKSIPLITRLGLRYPAYCTAVGKVLLAHVREEQTMKLDLVPMTSETIVDIRTLQEELAQIRSKGIAYDREEAVSGLTCIAVPIRDFTGEVIAGISISAPTIRFKQREKQWTEMIIKASKEISSEMGFFRKAAGYRKNG